One genomic window of Edaphobacter lichenicola includes the following:
- a CDS encoding ArdC family protein: MNTHSSITPINENTNQPQQRQTAKEMIAANVKCLIEQLEAGKSDALTAYLNAMSRFHNYSFGNVLEIARQRPTATRVAGMYAWNQLGRRVKKGEKGIRILAPIVGIKRKQDEEAEKDITKQNTRVLVGFRNAYVFDVEQTDGAELPAMREISGDVGANRDRLVSYIEKQGIELVFTENIAPALGVSYGGRIAILPGQSKAEEFSTLVHELGHELLHKAERRTTTTKVVKETEAEAIAFVVGKAVGLQTGSASADYIQLYHGNASLLIESLEVIQQASAVILAALQPPTQEQAEMPDAELARVA, encoded by the coding sequence ATGAACACCCATAGCAGCATTACCCCCATTAACGAAAACACCAACCAGCCGCAGCAACGGCAGACCGCGAAGGAAATGATTGCCGCCAACGTGAAGTGCCTGATTGAACAGCTTGAGGCAGGGAAAAGCGATGCTCTTACCGCATACCTGAACGCCATGAGCCGATTCCATAACTATTCCTTCGGGAATGTCTTGGAGATCGCAAGGCAGAGGCCGACTGCCACCCGTGTCGCGGGTATGTATGCATGGAACCAGCTTGGCCGCAGGGTCAAGAAGGGCGAAAAGGGGATTCGCATTCTCGCTCCTATCGTTGGCATCAAGCGCAAGCAGGACGAAGAAGCCGAGAAGGACATCACCAAACAGAATACCCGCGTTCTCGTCGGCTTCCGCAACGCCTACGTTTTCGATGTGGAACAGACCGACGGCGCAGAGCTTCCCGCCATGCGCGAGATTTCCGGCGACGTTGGAGCGAACCGCGACCGTCTTGTTTCGTATATCGAGAAGCAAGGAATCGAGCTTGTCTTTACCGAAAACATCGCCCCCGCGCTTGGTGTGAGTTATGGCGGACGCATCGCCATCCTCCCCGGACAGTCGAAAGCCGAAGAGTTCTCCACGCTCGTTCACGAGTTAGGGCATGAACTCTTGCACAAGGCCGAACGCCGCACCACCACAACCAAGGTGGTGAAAGAGACCGAGGCCGAAGCCATCGCGTTCGTGGTGGGGAAGGCCGTTGGGTTGCAGACTGGAAGCGCGTCAGCGGACTACATCCAGCTTTACCACGGCAATGCGTCGCTCTTGATTGAGAGCCTTGAAGTCATCCAGCAAGCCTCAGCCGTCATCCTTGCCGCATTGCAGCCGCCAACCCAAGAACAGGCGGAGATGCCCGATGCAGAACTAGCGAGGGTGGCGTGA
- a CDS encoding DUF6908 domain-containing protein: MKTILAIIQKAGGWHHGLYLKIENPPFMELVIEATDESGPCGLPAISVCHYGEQNGDAMRDPEMCFEFGLAGGAHLNPFYFRNDYAGVEQWSRFITDGHYAYHSELHRQHEEFAKLWDKNLRSQGFAEVFTDKCIRG, encoded by the coding sequence ATGAAGACCATCCTCGCAATCATCCAGAAGGCCGGAGGTTGGCACCACGGCCTTTACCTCAAGATCGAGAACCCGCCTTTTATGGAGTTGGTCATTGAGGCGACCGACGAATCCGGCCCGTGCGGGCTTCCCGCAATTTCTGTCTGTCACTACGGCGAACAGAACGGCGATGCTATGCGGGACCCGGAAATGTGTTTCGAGTTTGGCCTAGCAGGAGGGGCGCACCTCAATCCCTTCTATTTCCGCAATGACTATGCGGGTGTGGAGCAGTGGTCTCGCTTTATCACGGACGGTCACTACGCCTATCACTCTGAATTACACCGACAGCACGAGGAGTTTGCGAAGCTGTGGGACAAAAACCTGCGCTCCCAAGGCTTCGCCGAAGTGTTCACGGACAAGTGCATTCGTGGCTAG
- a CDS encoding ParB/RepB/Spo0J family partition protein, with product MNTEIANNVPRELPIAMLTESPTNPRRNFDEGFLKGLASSIQSQGVLASLLVRPKDQRYEIVFGAQRFRAAQIAGKEIVPVEIRDMTDAQVMEAQLVENLQRRDVHPLEEARSFKGLLDLEEPTYSIEQIAAKIGKPPAYVATRLKLTELAEVVVEEFYREEIGVGHALLLAKLPLDKQEEALKACFREDWSASSDRKAKRILLPVRNLQTWIEQNILLVLKDAPFDKKDAHLVAIAGSCVDCPKRTGHNKLLFSDLGKQDACTDPSCYQAKVDAHVANTIAAKPKLVQISTGYTKPQEGSAIVPRGKYVAIASEKPKDKEQAQRPQFKTCKFTTEAIIADGDGKGEVHKVCANPACPIHHPKKQQQPNVDASFKAQQEKERREQAIGYTTSVRTLTAITAAVPVRLMKRDLLFVAERLAAMLNDNHLAGLARQHGIKPAKEGDSIVKLFTAYLRRVEESKLGSVMVELTIILAASRGNSATVLRDAAAVYKIDTDAIALKVKQEFSAKEKAKKAPKPAAKVVAKAKKAA from the coding sequence ATGAATACCGAAATTGCCAACAACGTACCGCGTGAGCTTCCCATCGCCATGTTGACCGAATCGCCAACTAATCCGCGTCGGAACTTCGATGAAGGATTCCTGAAAGGACTTGCCAGCAGCATCCAGTCGCAGGGTGTTCTCGCTTCCTTGCTTGTCCGACCCAAAGACCAACGCTATGAGATCGTCTTCGGAGCGCAGCGTTTTCGCGCCGCACAGATTGCCGGGAAAGAAATCGTTCCCGTCGAAATCCGCGATATGACCGACGCGCAGGTAATGGAGGCGCAACTTGTCGAAAACCTCCAGCGGCGCGACGTGCATCCGCTGGAGGAAGCGCGGAGCTTCAAAGGGCTTCTCGACCTGGAGGAGCCTACGTACAGCATCGAGCAGATTGCGGCGAAGATCGGCAAACCACCCGCCTACGTCGCCACCCGCTTGAAGTTGACCGAACTTGCTGAGGTTGTCGTGGAGGAGTTCTACCGCGAGGAGATCGGCGTCGGACATGCGCTGCTATTGGCGAAGCTGCCGCTCGACAAGCAGGAAGAAGCTCTTAAGGCTTGCTTCCGCGAGGACTGGAGTGCATCGAGCGACCGGAAGGCCAAGCGCATTCTTCTCCCCGTCCGCAACTTGCAAACGTGGATTGAGCAAAACATCTTGCTCGTCCTCAAAGATGCTCCGTTCGATAAGAAGGACGCGCATCTCGTCGCCATCGCGGGGAGTTGTGTGGACTGTCCGAAACGGACGGGGCACAATAAGCTTCTCTTTTCCGACCTCGGCAAGCAGGACGCTTGCACCGACCCAAGCTGCTATCAGGCGAAGGTGGACGCGCATGTGGCCAACACCATCGCCGCCAAACCCAAGCTCGTGCAAATCAGCACAGGCTACACCAAGCCGCAGGAGGGAAGTGCCATCGTTCCGCGCGGCAAGTACGTCGCCATCGCGTCGGAGAAGCCGAAAGATAAGGAACAGGCGCAACGGCCTCAGTTCAAGACGTGCAAGTTCACCACCGAGGCCATCATCGCAGATGGCGACGGCAAGGGTGAAGTCCACAAAGTCTGCGCCAATCCCGCTTGCCCCATCCATCACCCCAAGAAGCAGCAGCAGCCGAACGTTGATGCTTCGTTCAAAGCGCAGCAAGAGAAGGAGCGGCGCGAACAGGCCATCGGCTACACCACGAGCGTCAGGACGCTTACGGCTATCACCGCAGCCGTTCCGGTGCGGTTGATGAAGCGTGACCTGCTGTTTGTGGCAGAACGTCTGGCGGCGATGTTGAACGACAACCATCTTGCCGGTCTTGCTCGTCAACACGGCATCAAGCCCGCGAAGGAAGGCGACTCGATTGTCAAGCTCTTCACCGCGTACCTGCGTCGTGTGGAAGAGAGCAAGCTGGGGAGCGTCATGGTCGAATTAACCATTATTCTTGCCGCCTCCCGTGGCAACAGCGCAACAGTCTTGCGGGATGCGGCGGCGGTCTACAAAATAGACACCGACGCCATCGCCCTCAAGGTGAAGCAGGAGTTTTCGGCGAAAGAGAAAGCCAAGAAGGCGCCGAAACCTGCGGCGAAGGTCGTCGCAAAGGCGAAGAAGGCCGCTTAG
- the ltrA gene encoding group II intron reverse transcriptase/maturase, with product MNVEQSMCAASDPAAQWEQVNWSRCEHMVRRLQARIVKATQEGRHNKVRALQWLLTHSFSGRAMAVKRVTHNKGKNTPGVDRAIWSTPASRYKAIDTLRRRGYQPQPLRRVYIPKANGKQRPLGIPTMKDRAMQALYLLALLPVAETTADLNSYGFRPERSTADAIEQCFNVVGMRNSAQWVLEGDIRGCFDNISHAWMLDHIPTDKDVLRKWLKAGFMEDRKLFATEAGTPQGGIISPTLANLTLDGLEHLLKQTFRNKKVGGKMHNPKVNFVRYADDFIITGSSKELLENEVKPMVERFLLERGLQLSPEKTCITHIENGFDFLGQNLRRHGKKVLTTPSKKNMHAFLEKVRGAIKRNSTANQANLIGILNPVIRGWANYHRHIVASSAFQRAEMVIWRSLWRWAKHRHWKKPTAWIANRYWHRLGNGRHMFAVMAGGNVRRSRAMVAWLVNPAKTPIWRHVKVKSNANPFDQNWRGYFETRKSLKRASSNR from the coding sequence ATGAACGTGGAGCAATCTATGTGTGCAGCCTCCGACCCTGCGGCGCAATGGGAACAGGTCAACTGGTCTCGATGCGAACACATGGTCAGGAGACTGCAGGCGCGTATCGTCAAGGCAACACAGGAAGGCCGTCACAACAAGGTGAGAGCCTTGCAGTGGCTGCTGACCCACTCGTTCTCTGGCCGAGCAATGGCCGTGAAGCGAGTGACACACAACAAGGGTAAGAACACGCCGGGCGTAGACAGAGCAATCTGGAGCACACCGGCATCCAGATATAAGGCCATCGACACGTTGCGGCGTCGTGGGTATCAGCCACAGCCGTTGCGACGCGTCTATATCCCGAAGGCCAATGGGAAGCAGAGGCCGCTTGGAATCCCCACGATGAAGGATCGCGCGATGCAGGCGTTATACCTGCTTGCACTGCTCCCCGTCGCGGAGACAACAGCCGATCTTAACTCCTATGGTTTTCGACCGGAACGCTCGACCGCTGATGCCATCGAGCAATGCTTTAATGTTGTGGGTATGCGAAACAGTGCCCAATGGGTGCTGGAGGGAGACATCCGTGGCTGCTTCGACAATATAAGCCACGCATGGATGCTCGATCACATCCCCACCGACAAAGACGTGTTGCGGAAATGGCTGAAAGCGGGGTTCATGGAAGACCGCAAACTGTTCGCTACGGAGGCAGGTACACCACAGGGCGGCATCATCTCGCCTACGCTGGCGAACCTGACACTCGATGGACTGGAGCACCTTCTCAAGCAAACCTTCCGCAATAAGAAGGTCGGCGGGAAGATGCACAATCCGAAGGTGAACTTCGTACGCTATGCCGATGACTTCATCATCACCGGAAGCTCGAAAGAGCTGCTGGAGAATGAGGTCAAGCCAATGGTCGAGCGCTTCCTGCTCGAACGTGGCTTGCAGCTCTCACCTGAGAAAACCTGCATCACGCATATCGAAAACGGCTTCGACTTCCTTGGGCAGAACCTGCGGCGACATGGCAAGAAGGTTCTGACGACACCCTCGAAGAAGAACATGCACGCCTTCTTGGAGAAGGTGCGCGGTGCAATCAAAAGAAACAGCACCGCGAATCAGGCCAACCTGATAGGGATACTCAACCCGGTCATCCGCGGATGGGCAAACTATCATCGCCATATCGTAGCGTCGTCGGCGTTCCAAAGAGCGGAGATGGTCATCTGGCGTTCACTCTGGCGTTGGGCAAAGCATCGCCACTGGAAGAAGCCGACCGCCTGGATCGCAAACAGATACTGGCATCGGCTCGGAAATGGCAGGCACATGTTCGCTGTGATGGCTGGCGGCAATGTACGGCGTTCGCGCGCGATGGTCGCTTGGCTGGTCAATCCCGCCAAAACGCCCATCTGGCGACACGTCAAGGTGAAGTCGAACGCTAACCCGTTCGATCAGAACTGGCGCGGCTACTTCGAGACTCGTAAGAGCCTCAAGAGAGCCAGCAGCAATCGCTGA
- a CDS encoding coiled-coil domain-containing protein, translating into MSGTFLGIAERSLYRTNPPVKVRPLFQASPDRTKWIALEMEFPNSGMLGWWQPPAESEQFKAWTFQTEESGTYDPAKDSHDRYFVRTPATPAIELIDFHHLAEPEDVRLCLTKEGIAADRCATRNLIFRCGDGALIGPMELVVREDRLFLEARETPTQLSEMPNHLEVTNWTNHVFMPPRFSLVKIGDFDLSNDVLFVKRMLRESRDIGSDVIARAKLTEKQISSFCNILETLPLNKSRQQRLRRLTRVAAALGEHISLQEDGLSSLLAIPDIADAIEREKEAARLRAVAEEQAQIEGLLVKQQELVRANAELAQASAALKERLSSDELRLVQVQSDFDLSIAETFLKAEENAATFLGNVALIKAAIGREVKSASDKSSWGERGRTSESICSTELLQVLNERFIGRGLNSSAAATLLSSWAAGFVPILHGDLAMDCLECVCDTLTGGENFVSSISPTTGEISDLLSTMGRSRTGSGTLESFLRRAESDGQLASVVFEGVNLCQIDNVLLPLLGDLSDGTRHRPSSQGPQVTNTRLGPWPSNVLVAGTFTPSSLSMPRSQRLWRYCNLVSPTRRGPAVKESNTGSLTGVTLSEWQQWIDADRSNANGPLQTLAKYVCAKMGSSSSYERSLAALAFGLEVNLAEITDQEKLRIFTRSAVIPALVTSHKDSRALLAGAPVELSEVDSDIVDIIGILDNSVPQNV; encoded by the coding sequence TTGAGCGGCACATTCTTGGGTATTGCAGAGAGGAGCTTATACAGGACAAATCCGCCCGTTAAGGTGCGTCCACTCTTCCAGGCATCGCCGGACAGAACCAAATGGATTGCACTGGAAATGGAGTTTCCAAATTCAGGGATGTTGGGCTGGTGGCAGCCGCCGGCGGAGTCTGAACAGTTTAAGGCTTGGACATTCCAAACCGAGGAATCTGGCACATACGATCCAGCCAAAGACTCACACGACCGATATTTCGTGCGAACACCAGCGACGCCGGCGATCGAGCTGATCGATTTTCATCACCTTGCTGAGCCAGAAGATGTGCGTCTCTGTCTGACGAAAGAAGGTATAGCTGCAGATCGTTGCGCAACGCGCAACCTGATCTTTAGATGTGGCGACGGCGCGCTCATCGGGCCAATGGAGCTTGTCGTGCGAGAAGATCGCCTATTTCTTGAGGCAAGGGAGACGCCTACTCAACTATCTGAGATGCCGAACCACCTTGAGGTGACCAACTGGACGAATCATGTGTTCATGCCCCCAAGGTTTTCACTCGTCAAGATTGGAGATTTTGATCTTTCGAACGATGTGCTGTTCGTCAAGCGCATGTTACGCGAGAGTCGCGACATCGGTTCGGACGTTATCGCTAGAGCGAAACTGACCGAGAAGCAAATCTCTTCGTTTTGCAATATTCTCGAAACCCTTCCTCTCAACAAATCTCGCCAGCAGAGATTGAGGAGACTCACGAGGGTGGCCGCGGCTTTAGGTGAGCATATCTCGCTGCAAGAGGACGGGCTATCGTCGTTGCTTGCGATACCCGATATCGCAGATGCCATCGAACGAGAGAAAGAGGCAGCACGGCTTCGTGCCGTGGCTGAAGAGCAGGCGCAGATCGAGGGATTACTGGTCAAACAGCAAGAACTAGTCAGGGCTAATGCAGAACTTGCACAGGCCTCAGCAGCACTCAAAGAGAGGCTATCGTCAGACGAACTGCGACTCGTGCAGGTTCAGTCAGACTTCGACTTGTCTATCGCGGAAACGTTTCTCAAAGCGGAGGAGAACGCCGCCACATTCCTGGGCAACGTCGCACTCATCAAGGCAGCGATCGGAAGAGAGGTGAAGTCCGCATCTGACAAATCTAGCTGGGGCGAGCGAGGAAGAACATCTGAGAGCATCTGCTCCACGGAGTTGCTCCAAGTACTGAACGAGCGTTTTATTGGACGCGGCCTAAACAGCTCTGCGGCAGCGACGCTCTTATCTTCTTGGGCGGCTGGTTTCGTGCCCATTCTTCATGGCGACCTCGCGATGGATTGCCTTGAGTGTGTCTGCGACACTCTTACGGGCGGAGAAAATTTCGTTTCCTCTATCTCTCCTACCACTGGCGAAATTTCCGATCTTCTCAGCACAATGGGACGCTCAAGAACAGGTTCGGGAACTCTCGAAAGCTTTCTAAGAAGAGCTGAGAGCGATGGACAGTTGGCCTCGGTAGTTTTTGAGGGAGTTAATTTGTGCCAGATCGACAACGTCCTTCTACCACTCTTGGGAGACCTGTCGGATGGAACTCGGCATCGACCGTCAAGTCAGGGTCCTCAGGTCACAAACACGCGTCTTGGTCCTTGGCCTTCAAATGTCCTGGTCGCTGGTACCTTTACTCCTAGTTCATTATCGATGCCACGTTCTCAGCGTTTGTGGCGCTACTGCAACCTAGTCAGTCCGACACGCAGGGGGCCCGCTGTGAAGGAAAGCAATACTGGGTCGCTTACAGGAGTCACCCTGTCAGAGTGGCAGCAATGGATAGACGCAGACCGTTCGAACGCCAACGGACCGCTGCAAACTCTAGCGAAGTATGTATGCGCGAAGATGGGCTCCAGTTCTTCGTATGAAAGATCGTTAGCAGCGCTCGCTTTCGGCTTGGAGGTTAATCTTGCCGAAATAACAGATCAGGAAAAGCTTCGCATTTTTACCCGTTCGGCGGTAATACCGGCGCTCGTCACATCCCACAAGGATTCCCGAGCACTTCTGGCGGGCGCTCCTGTCGAATTATCCGAAGTAGATAGCGACATCGTAGACATCATCGGAATTCTGGACAATTCGGTCCCACAAAACGTATGA